The nucleotide window TAAGTGCAGATTTTAGACTCAAAAATCCAGAACTTTATAAAATATGGTACAATTATGAACATCCTTATCCAGATCTATTAGACAAGGCGGTATATGGGCTACCAGAGTTACATTACGAGGAATTAAAAAATGCTAAACTTATAGCATCCCCAGGCTGTAATGCAACTGCAACTATACTAGCGTTAGCCCCAATTGTGGCAACAAAAATAACTGACGAGAAAAAGTTCATCAGCGACGTAAAAGTAGGCAGTAGCGAAGGAGGAGCAAAACCATCAGAAGGTAGCCATCATCCAGAGAGACAAAATGCAATTAGACCTTATGAAGCTGAAGGGCATAGACACGCAGCAGAGGCTGAACAAGAACTGTCTAGAATAGCTAAAGCAAATATAAGCGTGAGTATTGTCCCTCATGCAGTGAGTAGCATCAGAGGAGCCTTAGCGTCTGCACATACGTGGTTAACTAATGAACTAGAAGAGATTGAAATATGGAAAAAAATAGCTGAGTTTTATAGGGGTAAGAGATTCATTAGAATAATTAGGGGAAACATACACCCATATCCTGATCCAAAATTCGTTATCGGAAGCAACTTTGCTGATATAGGATTCGCTGTAGAAAAGAGAATTTCAAGACTAACAACGTTCTCCGCTATAGATAATTTAATGAAAGGCGCTGCTGGCCAAGCTGTCCAAGCTTTCAATATTTCTATGGGATTTAACGAAGATGACGGATTAAAACTAGTACCCTTGAGGCCTGCCTAAAATGATAGTAGTTAAAATAGGTGGAAGAGTAGTTAAGAATTCATTAGATAAGATAATTTTAGATATATTAAATATAAATGACAAGGTAATCTTGGTGCATGGAGGAGGAGACATCGTAACAGACTACACTAAAAGATTAGGAATTGAACCAGTTTTCGTAACATCACCAGAAGGTATAAGAAGCAGATACACTACAAAAGAAGAATTAGAAGTTTACATTATGGCAATGAGCCTTATAAATAAATCAATTACTTCAAAATTGTGCAGCTTAGGTAAAAACGCTATAGGAATTACTGGCGTCGATGGGGGTTTACTGCTGGCAGAAAGAAAGAAAAGAATAGTCGTTATAGACGAAAGAGGAAAGAAAAGGATAATTGAGGGTGGATATACGGGGAAAGTAAAAGAAGTGAGGAGTGAAATTATAAATCATTTAGTTAAATTGTTTGATATAATAGTAGTATCACCTATAGCGTTAGATGTTGAAGAGAGAACTCCACTAAATATTGACGGAGATCAAGCCGCATTTGCTATAAGTAAAGCTTTGAGAGCAAACGTGTTAATACTTCTTTCAGATGTTGAAGGGGTATTAGTAGAAGGAAAAGTAATTAACAGGCTTACTCCTAGCGAGGCGAAAGAGCTTTCGAAAAAAATAGGACCTGGAATGAATAGAAAGTTACTAATGGCTGCCGAAAGTGTTGAGAACGGCGTTAATAAAGTAATAATAGGGTCTGGAGTTAAAGATAGACCAATTATCAATGCATTAGAACTCAATGGGACGGTGATAGCGAATGGGTAATGCAAATATTGATGAAAGTGATTTAAAAATATTAGAGATTCTGAAAAAGAACGCCAGAACACCTTACACATTGATAGCCAAGGAGCTTAAGGTAAGCGAAGCCGCAATACGAAAAAGAATAGAGAAATTAATACGGCAAGGTATAATTAAGAGATTTACTATAGAATATGAGCTAGAAAATGAGATTAGAGCAATAGTTATGGTTCAATCTACGCCACAAATACCGACACCAGAAATATCTAAAAAGATAGCAAAAATTCCAGGAGTTGAAGTAGTATATGAAACTACTGGAGATTATGATATTCTAGTAATAGTTAGAGGGACAAACATTACATCAATCAATAGGACAATAGATGAGATTAGAAGCATTCAAGGTGTTGTGGGAACAAATAGTACTATTATCCTTAGAACCTGGTTCTAAAATCGTACCACTTATTACTAAAAACTTTTTCTACACAAAACTAAGTTAGTATCTAACTGACCTTCAATGGTAAATCTAAAATGTCCTATCTGTGGTGGAGAAATAACTGTAGAAGACGATGCGTTACCAGGAGAACTTGTAGAACATGAATGCGGAGCTCAATTAGAAGTTGTAAAACAAAACGGCAAATTGTCACTTAGACTAGCAGAGCAAATAGGTGAGGATTGGGGAGAGTGAAAATAGGAATTCTATATGACATGCCCAGATGGGAGGAAAAAAACCTTATTGAAGAGGGGAAAAAATTAGGTTATCAAGTTGCTACTATATATAGTAAGGATTTTGTCCTTTTTTCAAATGATTTTACTATCGATAATGATACAGATCTTTTTATCCAAAGAAACGTATCACATAACAGAGCCCTTATTACTTCATTTTTAGTAGAACAAGTTGGCTATCCTGTAATAAATGACCACACGACTTTAATTAGATGTGAAAACAAAATTTTTACTACCTATATTTTAGCTAGACATAATATACCAACACCTAAAACTTTCATAGCATTCGATAAGACAAATGCAATAGAATATTCAAAAAAGCTAGGCTATCCAGTAGTTATAAAGCCTGTTGAAGGAAGTTGGGGAAGAATGGTAGCTAAAGCTGATAACTTAGACGTACTATATAGCTATCTAGAGTATCAAGAGTTTAGCACGCAAAAATATAAGGATATATATTATATACAAGAATTCGTTAACAAACCAAATAGAGATATAAGGATATTCGTAATAGGAGACGAGACGCCAGTTGGAATTTACAGAGTTAACGAAAACAATTGGAGAACCAATACTGCATTAGGTGCAAAGGCCTATCCTCTTAAAATAGATGAGGAACTCAGAGAACTCGCATTAAAAGTAAAGGACATAATAGGGGGTTTCTTTTTAGGAATAGACATTTTTGAAGATAAGGATCGTGGATACCTCGTAGATGAAGTTAATGGAGTACCAGAATACAAAAATACTGTAAGAGTAAACAATTTTAATGTATCAAAATTCCTTTTAGAAAAGGCAGCGGAATGGGTGAAAAAATGATAAAGTTATTAAAATTCTATCAAGACAGAGGAATTAAAATTATTAAAGGAGAAGGGCAATACGTCTGGGATGAAAAGAACAATAAATATTTGGATATGCACGCGGGGCATGGAGTAGCCTTTCTTGGTCATAGAAATAAAGTTATTATTGATCATTTGAAAAAGCAAATGGAGGAAATCTCTACTCTTTCCTTAGCTTTTGATACACCAATACGAGAAGAGATGATAAAAGAACTAGATGAGTTAAAACCAGAGGACTTAGATAATTTATTCCTTTTGAATAGTGGATCTGAAGCAGTAGAGTTGGCATTAAAAATTGCTAGAAAAATTACCAAAAGAAGAAAAATTGTTGCATTTAAAAACTCCTTCCATGGAAGAAGTATGGGTGCCCTATCAGTAACTTGGAATAAGAAATATAGAGAACCTTTTGAACCATTAATCGGCCCAGTAGAATTCTTAGAATATAATAATGTAGATTCTCTAAAGAGTATTACGGAAGATACGGCTGCAGTAATAGTAGAACCAGTACAAGGTGAAGGGGGTGTAATACCAGCTAAGAAAGAGTTTGTAAAGAGTTTAAGAGAAGTTACGGAAAAGGTTAACGCTCTGTTAATTATAGATGAAGTCCAAACGGGATTCGGTAGAACTGGTAAAATATGGGCATACCAACATTTTGATATAAAACCAGATATACTAACAGCAGGCAAAGCTATTGGTGGAGGTTTCCCAGTAAGTGCAGTATTTTTACCAAATTGGATAAGTGAGAAAATAGAGGAAGGTGATCATGGTTCTACCTATGGGGGAAATCCATTAGCAGCCGCTGCAGTTACTGCAGCATGTAAAGTTGCAAAGTCCGAGAAGATTGCAGAACAAGCTCAAAAGAAAGGAGAACTATTTATGAGAATTCTAAAAGAGAAATTAGAAGATTTCAAAATAGTTAGAGAAATAAGGGGACTTGGATTAATGATAGGAATAGATTTAAAGGTCAATCCTTCGATTGCTATAAAAGTCTTACAAGATGAGAAGGTATTATCATTAAAAGCAGGACTTACAACAATAAGATTCCTACCTCCGTATTTAATAACTCAATCAGATATGGAGTGGGCTTCAGATGCTACAAGAAAAGGAATTAGTGAAACAGAAAGCAAAAGAGTTGCTTCTTGATCTTTTATCAATATACACACCGTCAAAGAGTGAAGCAAACGCTACAAAATTCTTTGAGAAAATTTCCAAGGACTTAAACCTTAAACTTGAGATTCTACCAGACTCAAATTCATTTATACTAGGAGAAGGAGATATACTGTTAGCGTCTCACGTAGATACTGTTTATGGGTATATTGAACCAAAGATAGAAAACGAACTAATCTATGGGAGAGGCGCAGTAGACGCCAAAGGTCCATTAATAAGTATGATAATAGCTACATGGCTACTTAATGAGAAAGGAAT belongs to Saccharolobus solfataricus and includes:
- the argC gene encoding N-acetyl-gamma-glutamyl-phosphate reductase, translating into MKDKVRVAVVGGSGYTGGELLRILVTHPKTEISVITSREYAGKPVSLIHPNLRGLISLNFTNFSIDKISDKADAIFLALPHGVSLNYAPKLLDLGLTVVDLSADFRLKNPELYKIWYNYEHPYPDLLDKAVYGLPELHYEELKNAKLIASPGCNATATILALAPIVATKITDEKKFISDVKVGSSEGGAKPSEGSHHPERQNAIRPYEAEGHRHAAEAEQELSRIAKANISVSIVPHAVSSIRGALASAHTWLTNELEEIEIWKKIAEFYRGKRFIRIIRGNIHPYPDPKFVIGSNFADIGFAVEKRISRLTTFSAIDNLMKGAAGQAVQAFNISMGFNEDDGLKLVPLRPA
- a CDS encoding [LysW]-aminoadipate/[LysW]-glutamate kinase codes for the protein MIVVKIGGRVVKNSLDKIILDILNINDKVILVHGGGDIVTDYTKRLGIEPVFVTSPEGIRSRYTTKEELEVYIMAMSLINKSITSKLCSLGKNAIGITGVDGGLLLAERKKRIVVIDERGKKRIIEGGYTGKVKEVRSEIINHLVKLFDIIVVSPIALDVEERTPLNIDGDQAAFAISKALRANVLILLSDVEGVLVEGKVINRLTPSEAKELSKKIGPGMNRKLLMAAESVENGVNKVIIGSGVKDRPIINALELNGTVIANG
- the lysM gene encoding HTH-type transcriptional regulator LysM, whose amino-acid sequence is MGNANIDESDLKILEILKKNARTPYTLIAKELKVSEAAIRKRIEKLIRQGIIKRFTIEYELENEIRAIVMVQSTPQIPTPEISKKIAKIPGVEVVYETTGDYDILVIVRGTNITSINRTIDEIRSIQGVVGTNSTIILRTWF
- the lysW/argW gene encoding alpha-aminoadipate/glutamate carrier protein LysW, which codes for MVNLKCPICGGEITVEDDALPGELVEHECGAQLEVVKQNGKLSLRLAEQIGEDWGE
- the lysJ gene encoding [LysW]-aminoadipate semialdehyde/glutamate semialdehyde transaminase → MIKLLKFYQDRGIKIIKGEGQYVWDEKNNKYLDMHAGHGVAFLGHRNKVIIDHLKKQMEEISTLSLAFDTPIREEMIKELDELKPEDLDNLFLLNSGSEAVELALKIARKITKRRKIVAFKNSFHGRSMGALSVTWNKKYREPFEPLIGPVEFLEYNNVDSLKSITEDTAAVIVEPVQGEGGVIPAKKEFVKSLREVTEKVNALLIIDEVQTGFGRTGKIWAYQHFDIKPDILTAGKAIGGGFPVSAVFLPNWISEKIEEGDHGSTYGGNPLAAAAVTAACKVAKSEKIAEQAQKKGELFMRILKEKLEDFKIVREIRGLGLMIGIDLKVNPSIAIKVLQDEKVLSLKAGLTTIRFLPPYLITQSDMEWASDATRKGISETESKRVAS
- the lysX gene encoding lysine biosynthesis protein LysX, with amino-acid sequence MKIGILYDMPRWEEKNLIEEGKKLGYQVATIYSKDFVLFSNDFTIDNDTDLFIQRNVSHNRALITSFLVEQVGYPVINDHTTLIRCENKIFTTYILARHNIPTPKTFIAFDKTNAIEYSKKLGYPVVIKPVEGSWGRMVAKADNLDVLYSYLEYQEFSTQKYKDIYYIQEFVNKPNRDIRIFVIGDETPVGIYRVNENNWRTNTALGAKAYPLKIDEELRELALKVKDIIGGFFLGIDIFEDKDRGYLVDEVNGVPEYKNTVRVNNFNVSKFLLEKAAEWVKK